In the genome of Geotrypetes seraphini chromosome 16, aGeoSer1.1, whole genome shotgun sequence, one region contains:
- the LOC117350406 gene encoding olfactory receptor 6M1-like gives MKVKNETAVTDFILEGFPSSRQMQNSIFVLLFIVYVVTLLGNILIIVVICLDYRLHTPMYFFLANLSFLEINLISVFVPKALLNLASKKNMISYAACMAQGYFYFYLSTIDFLLLSVMSIDRYTAICHPLHYSTIMNSRVCINLVLGCWVSAFFFLLPSTVLICQLPFCGPNLIEHFFCDTSSVLALACADTQLIKLIDVIVASIVLLGPLVLIILSYIYIISTILKIPSAKGQQKAFSTCASHLTMVSLVFGSAIFIEIRPMQSSWLYTNKVVSIISSIFTPLMNPFIYTLRNEKVKEVFRDSLSHLKLFQKV, from the coding sequence ATGAAGGTCAAGAACGAGACAGCTGTGACAGACTTCATCCTGGAAGGATTCCCCAGCTCTCGTCAGATGCAGAATTCCATTTTTGTGTTACTTTTCATAGTCTACGTGGTCACCTTACTTGGGAACATTTTAATCATTGTGGTAATATGTCTGGACTATCGTCTGCACACCCCTATGTATTTCTTCCTGGCCAACTTATCCTTTCTAGAAATAAACTTGATTTCAGTGTTTGTTCCTAAAGCTCTTCTCAACTTGGCTTCcaagaaaaatatgatttcttatGCTGCCTGCATGGCTCAGGGCTATTTCTATTTTTACCTTTCCACCATAGattttctccttctctctgtgATGTCTATTGATCGTTACACAGCAATATGTCACCCACTGCATTACTCCACCATCATGAACAGTAGAGTTTGCATCAATTTGGTCCTTGGTTGCTGGGTGtctgctttcttctttcttcttccatcaACCGTTTTGATATGTCAACTGCCATTTTGCGGCCCCAACCTCATTGAACACTTCTTCTGTGACACATCCTCAGTGTTAGCACTGGCCTGTGCTGACACTCAACTCATCAAGTTGATAGATGTGATTGTGGCTTCCATTGTGTTGCTTGGTCCCTTAGTGTTGATCATTCTCTCATATATCTATATTATCTCCACCATTCTGAAAATCCCATCTGCTAAAGGTCAGCagaaagccttctccacttgtgcCTCTCACCTTACTATGGTCTCTTTGGTCTTCGGAAGTGCTATTTTCATAGAAATAAGGCCAATGCAGTCAAGTTGGCTATATACGAACAAAGTGGTGTCTATAATAAGTAGCATTTTCACCCCTCTAATGAATCCTTTCATTTACACATTGAGGAATGAGAAAGTCAAAGAAGTTTTCAGGGATAGTCTAAGCCACCTTAAACTTTTCCAAAAAGTGTAA